A genomic segment from Dietzia psychralcaliphila encodes:
- the yidC gene encoding membrane protein insertase YidC codes for MDLFAYPVSLVMKFWHWALSFVVDGNSGIAWVGSVLLLVVTVRLLLMRSMYRQQYSMRKMAQIAPKMKELQNKYKDRKSPEDRQEQAKEMQALYADAGVNPAAGCLPLLVQIPVFLGLYYVLLNFSPPGKSIEEASQMTNGAFQPEQVASFLNAEIFGVPLASYIRMPQDVMDSLHPGLVREDILMLAVPLFVLAGIATFINMWNSFRRQAAAKKAEQEAIAQVDAEERAGGPVVDGEVVEVDGEPATTTKADDTAGTPGTSATVSPAGAAGATGKPQDFQSIAESMTESMNQSMKIMMYLFPFFPIVGAYFFNFPIAIGIYWLTNNIWTAVQSHFFMEKLDKELPMSSREGLPPSAFM; via the coding sequence GTGGACCTCTTCGCGTATCCGGTGTCGCTCGTCATGAAGTTCTGGCACTGGGCGTTGAGCTTCGTCGTGGACGGCAACTCGGGCATCGCCTGGGTGGGCTCGGTGTTGTTGCTGGTGGTGACCGTGCGACTGCTGCTCATGCGGTCGATGTACCGGCAGCAGTACTCGATGCGCAAGATGGCGCAGATCGCGCCCAAGATGAAGGAACTGCAGAACAAGTACAAGGACCGTAAGTCTCCCGAGGACCGCCAGGAGCAGGCCAAGGAGATGCAGGCCCTGTACGCCGACGCCGGGGTCAACCCCGCCGCCGGGTGCCTGCCGCTGCTCGTGCAGATCCCGGTGTTCCTGGGCCTGTACTACGTGCTGCTGAACTTCTCGCCTCCCGGCAAGTCCATCGAGGAGGCCTCGCAGATGACCAACGGGGCGTTCCAGCCCGAACAGGTTGCCTCCTTCCTCAACGCCGAGATCTTCGGGGTCCCGCTGGCCTCGTACATCCGGATGCCGCAGGACGTCATGGACTCCCTGCACCCGGGGCTCGTGCGCGAGGACATCCTCATGCTGGCCGTGCCGCTGTTCGTGCTGGCCGGCATCGCCACCTTCATCAACATGTGGAACTCCTTCCGCCGACAGGCCGCGGCGAAGAAGGCCGAGCAGGAGGCGATCGCGCAGGTCGACGCCGAGGAGCGTGCCGGTGGCCCCGTCGTCGACGGCGAGGTGGTCGAGGTCGACGGCGAGCCCGCGACCACCACGAAGGCGGACGACACGGCCGGCACCCCGGGGACGTCCGCCACGGTCAGTCCGGCCGGCGCGGCGGGCGCGACCGGCAAGCCGCAGGACTTCCAGTCGATCGCCGAGTCCATGACCGAGTCGATGAACCAGTCGATGAAGATCATGATGTACCTGTTCCCGTTCTTCCCGATCGTGGGCGCGTACTTCTTCAACTTCCCCATCGCGATCGGCATCTACTGGCTCACCAACAACATCTGGACCGCGGTGCAGTCGCACTTCTTCATGGAGAAGCTGGACAAGGAGTTGCCGATGTCCAGCCGCGAGGGCCTGCCCCCCAGCGCCTTCATGTAG
- a CDS encoding UDP-N-acetylmuramate dehydrogenase, producing MLSPSSDRRAADHADDVIRGLSSVADLLVVPDPRLADLTTLRIGGRPRALLECATAEAVTAAVGALDAAGVPVLVLGGGSNLVVAGGDLDVVVVAVRNSEVGYREADPGEAGPGQANPGGADSGGTGPGESVSGGIIVRAGAGLNWDDLVADTVGRGYGGLECLSGIPGSVGATPVQNVGAYGVEVAQVLHRVRWYDRGTGTDEWVLPAALGLSYRTSVLKNSDRAVVLEVEFRLDPAGRSEPIRYAELAGRLGVAPGERADPALVRRTVLELRRGKGMVLDDDDEDTWSAGSFFTNPVVREDELPTVRSRVTDRLGAEQAAQMPAFAAAGGVKLSAGWLIERAGFGKGHPSSSSPARLSTKHTLALTNRGSATADDVIALAREVRDGVREAFGVELHPEPVWVGCSI from the coding sequence GTGCTCTCGCCCTCCTCCGATCGCCGCGCCGCTGACCACGCAGACGATGTGATCCGCGGGCTGTCCTCCGTGGCTGATCTCCTCGTGGTCCCCGACCCCCGCCTGGCCGATCTGACCACGCTGCGCATCGGCGGTCGGCCTCGCGCGCTGCTGGAATGCGCGACGGCCGAGGCGGTCACGGCCGCGGTCGGCGCCCTGGACGCCGCCGGCGTGCCGGTGCTCGTGCTGGGCGGCGGGTCGAACCTGGTGGTGGCCGGCGGCGACCTCGACGTGGTGGTGGTGGCCGTCCGCAACAGCGAGGTCGGCTACCGCGAGGCTGATCCCGGCGAGGCCGGGCCGGGGCAGGCGAACCCCGGCGGCGCGGATTCTGGCGGAACCGGGCCGGGGGAGTCCGTGTCCGGCGGGATCATCGTCCGCGCGGGCGCCGGCCTGAACTGGGACGACCTGGTGGCCGACACCGTCGGGCGCGGGTACGGCGGGCTGGAGTGCCTGTCCGGGATACCCGGCTCGGTGGGCGCGACCCCGGTCCAGAACGTGGGCGCCTACGGCGTCGAGGTGGCCCAGGTGCTGCACCGCGTGCGTTGGTACGACCGTGGGACCGGCACCGACGAGTGGGTCCTCCCGGCCGCGCTGGGGCTGTCCTACCGCACCTCCGTACTCAAGAACTCCGACCGCGCCGTGGTCCTGGAGGTCGAGTTCCGCCTCGACCCGGCAGGTCGCAGTGAACCGATCCGCTACGCCGAGCTCGCCGGCCGGCTGGGTGTCGCGCCCGGGGAGAGGGCCGACCCCGCCCTGGTGCGGCGCACCGTACTGGAACTGCGTCGCGGCAAGGGGATGGTGCTCGACGACGACGACGAGGACACCTGGAGCGCCGGGTCCTTCTTCACCAACCCGGTGGTCCGCGAGGACGAACTCCCCACCGTGCGGTCCCGGGTCACCGACCGGTTGGGGGCCGAGCAGGCCGCGCAGATGCCCGCGTTCGCCGCGGCGGGAGGGGTCAAACTCTCCGCGGGCTGGTTGATCGAGCGGGCCGGGTTCGGCAAGGGGCACCCCTCGTCGTCGTCGCCCGCCCGACTGTCCACCAAGCACACGCTGGCGCTGACCAACAGGGGCTCGGCCACCGCCGACGACGTGATCGCGCTGGCCCGCGAGGTGCGCGACGGTGTCCGGGAGGCGTTCGGCGTGGAACTGCACCCCGAGCCGGTGTGGGTGGGTTGCAGCATCTGA
- a CDS encoding DUF2505 domain-containing protein has protein sequence MATHFTHSAHIDARLETVFTSYGDEAFWRDRLAAIGSPRDTLDDFATTGDSTTVTITQHIPDEDIPDVARKVLPGQLVIVRTTTFADFDGERFSSSARAEAAGGLGVIKGGSEAVSEGGVVVESATGQVKVSVPLLGGKLEKLVVTHLTRFFDAETRHLNRWTATR, from the coding sequence ATGGCGACCCACTTCACCCACTCGGCCCACATCGACGCCCGTCTCGAGACCGTGTTCACCTCGTACGGCGACGAGGCCTTCTGGCGCGACCGATTGGCCGCCATCGGCAGCCCCCGGGACACCCTGGACGACTTCGCGACCACCGGAGACTCCACCACCGTGACCATCACGCAGCACATCCCGGACGAGGACATCCCGGACGTGGCCCGCAAGGTCCTCCCCGGCCAGCTGGTCATCGTGCGCACCACCACCTTCGCCGACTTCGACGGCGAGCGGTTCTCGAGCTCCGCCCGCGCGGAGGCCGCCGGTGGACTCGGCGTGATCAAGGGCGGCTCGGAGGCCGTCAGTGAGGGTGGCGTGGTGGTGGAGTCCGCAACCGGGCAGGTCAAGGTGTCGGTCCCGCTACTGGGCGGCAAGCTCGAGAAGCTGGTCGTCACCCACCTCACCCGCTTCTTCGACGCCGAGACCCGTCACCTCAACCGCTGGACCGCCACGCGCTGA
- a CDS encoding LmeA family phospholipid-binding protein, whose amino-acid sequence MHPRHDTQRFPAHDRPGVQNAETQQFAAAPGGSGYGDSASGDSGTPGTGRSDRADSGGRRRGPMIALIAAVAVVGLVAGVVGLEFGTRNAVENRIQDEVTASLGSPAQVELGARPVLLTYFGGDLGSVRITTDGTAAEGSNGPAPAIDIAADGVRAEGDLTYVDSLTGTAFVSDQAMSTAAQQESTGGMLGGLVQVQEIVSDPASGTLRVSISGLAEAVVTPRLTGGNLEMEPSQATILGFPLPSELLGGTVSMMDSALAELPEGVQLTGVRVVPGGMIIDLSGRDVVLEAAG is encoded by the coding sequence ATGCACCCGCGGCACGACACCCAGCGATTCCCCGCCCACGACCGACCCGGCGTCCAGAACGCCGAGACCCAGCAGTTCGCCGCAGCACCGGGTGGTTCCGGGTACGGCGATTCCGCGTCAGGGGATTCCGGAACCCCTGGAACCGGTCGCTCTGACCGGGCCGACTCCGGCGGGCGACGTCGCGGTCCGATGATCGCCCTGATCGCCGCAGTCGCGGTGGTCGGGCTGGTGGCGGGCGTGGTGGGGCTCGAGTTCGGCACCCGCAACGCGGTCGAGAACCGGATCCAGGACGAGGTCACGGCCTCCCTTGGCAGCCCGGCGCAGGTCGAGCTGGGCGCGCGACCGGTACTCCTCACGTACTTCGGCGGCGACCTGGGCAGCGTCCGGATCACCACCGACGGCACCGCCGCGGAGGGCTCGAACGGTCCCGCCCCGGCGATCGACATCGCGGCCGACGGGGTGCGCGCGGAGGGCGACCTGACCTACGTGGACTCGCTGACCGGGACCGCCTTCGTCTCAGACCAGGCCATGTCCACCGCGGCGCAGCAGGAATCCACCGGCGGGATGCTCGGCGGTCTCGTCCAGGTTCAGGAGATCGTCTCCGACCCGGCCTCCGGCACGCTCCGGGTCTCCATCAGCGGCCTGGCCGAGGCGGTCGTGACACCCAGGCTGACCGGCGGAAACCTGGAGATGGAGCCTTCCCAGGCCACAATCCTCGGTTTCCCGCTGCCGTCCGAGCTGCTCGGGGGCACCGTCTCGATGATGGACTCCGCGCTCGCCGAACTCCCGGAGGGCGTCCAGCTGACCGGGGTGCGCGTGGTCCCGGGCGGCATGATCATCGACCTCAGTGGGCGCGACGTCGTGCTGGAGGCGGCCGGGTAG
- a CDS encoding metallophosphoesterase family protein, translated as MRLLLLADTHVPTRARELPSQVWDEVDRADVVVHAGDWMDLALLDALEERSTRLVACWGNNDGPAVRERLPEVARATLEGVRLAVVHETGPSAGRDTRMAAAYPHTDVLVFGHSHIPWDTTAPGGVRLLNPGSPTDRRRQPYCTYMTATAADGVMSGVELHRLPRSR; from the coding sequence ATGCGACTGTTGCTCCTGGCCGACACCCACGTACCGACGCGCGCCCGCGAGCTACCGAGTCAGGTGTGGGACGAGGTCGACCGCGCGGACGTGGTGGTCCACGCGGGCGACTGGATGGATCTCGCTCTGCTCGACGCGTTGGAGGAACGTTCCACGCGCCTGGTCGCATGCTGGGGCAACAACGACGGTCCGGCGGTGCGTGAGCGGTTGCCCGAGGTGGCTCGAGCGACGCTCGAGGGTGTGCGTCTGGCGGTGGTGCACGAGACCGGACCATCGGCGGGCCGGGACACGCGCATGGCCGCGGCCTACCCGCATACCGACGTACTGGTGTTCGGGCACTCGCACATTCCGTGGGACACCACAGCGCCGGGCGGCGTGCGCCTGCTCAACCCGGGGTCCCCGACCGATCGCCGTCGGCAGCCGTACTGCACCTACATGACCGCGACCGCCGCAGACGGCGTGATGAGCGGCGTCGAACTGCACCGGCTTCCGCGGAGCCGGTAG
- a CDS encoding NADP-dependent oxidoreductase: MTTEATMRAVTQQALGEPDVLVVADHPRPEPRTNEILVRVKATSVNPTDWKHRENGGFLGQPPFVLGWDLSGVVEAVGIGVARFVPGDEVFGMLSYPFGHGAHADYVAAPAAWFAPKPASLDHVQAAALPLVSLTAWQALVEYADIQPGQRVLIHAAAGGVGHVAVQIAKARGAYVIGTASAGKHDFLRELGVDEAIDYREVDFAEAVSDVDAVLDTIGGETSTRSLRTLRPGGIVVSILPVGSNDFFREAEELGVRAIRMLVDASRHDLVSITELVEQGALQARIADVFPLEQAAEAHRLGETGRTAGKMVLTTD; this comes from the coding sequence ATGACCACAGAAGCCACCATGCGTGCCGTCACCCAGCAGGCCCTCGGCGAGCCGGACGTCCTCGTCGTCGCCGACCACCCGCGCCCCGAACCGCGTACCAACGAGATCCTGGTGCGCGTCAAGGCCACCAGCGTCAACCCCACCGACTGGAAGCACCGCGAGAACGGCGGCTTCCTCGGTCAACCGCCGTTCGTGCTCGGCTGGGACCTGTCGGGGGTGGTCGAGGCCGTCGGAATCGGAGTGGCCCGCTTCGTCCCCGGCGACGAGGTCTTCGGCATGCTGTCCTACCCGTTCGGACACGGCGCCCACGCCGACTACGTGGCCGCGCCCGCGGCCTGGTTCGCCCCCAAGCCCGCCTCGCTCGACCACGTGCAGGCCGCCGCACTGCCCCTGGTGTCGCTGACGGCGTGGCAGGCGCTCGTGGAGTACGCCGACATCCAGCCCGGGCAACGGGTGCTGATCCATGCGGCCGCCGGCGGGGTGGGGCACGTCGCCGTCCAGATCGCCAAGGCCCGTGGGGCGTACGTGATCGGCACCGCCAGCGCCGGCAAGCACGACTTCCTGCGCGAGTTGGGCGTCGACGAGGCGATCGACTACCGCGAGGTGGACTTCGCCGAGGCGGTCAGCGACGTAGACGCCGTACTGGACACCATCGGCGGCGAGACGTCCACGCGTTCCCTGCGCACCCTGAGGCCGGGAGGGATCGTGGTGTCGATCCTGCCGGTGGGGTCGAACGACTTCTTCCGCGAGGCCGAGGAACTGGGCGTCCGGGCGATCCGCATGCTGGTGGACGCCTCCCGCCACGACCTGGTCTCCATCACCGAGCTGGTGGAGCAGGGCGCACTGCAGGCCAGGATCGCCGACGTCTTCCCGCTCGAGCAGGCCGCGGAGGCCCACCGGCTCGGAGAGACCGGCCGTACCGCCGGGAAGATGGTGCTCACCACCGACTGA
- the deoC gene encoding deoxyribose-phosphate aldolase, translating into MIDHTLLSPDASREDVQACVDEARELGVKAVCVSPAMLPVRAEGLTVATVAGFPSGKHHSLVKAMEGRLAVDQGAVEVDMVIDVGAAISGLVDEVMADVLTMRDAVPPPTVIKVILESAAIHRALGEEAGDQRIEELCHAVARAGADLVKTSTGFHPAGGASVRAVAAMHRAVGGQLGIKASGGIRDADTARAMVAAGATRLGLSGSRTVLEGFPEG; encoded by the coding sequence ATGATCGACCACACGCTGCTCTCCCCGGACGCCTCCCGCGAGGATGTTCAGGCCTGTGTGGACGAGGCCCGCGAACTGGGGGTCAAGGCGGTGTGCGTGAGCCCGGCGATGCTCCCGGTGCGGGCGGAGGGCCTGACAGTGGCGACGGTGGCCGGCTTCCCCTCGGGCAAGCACCACTCGTTGGTCAAGGCGATGGAGGGGCGGTTGGCGGTGGACCAGGGCGCCGTCGAGGTGGACATGGTGATCGACGTGGGAGCCGCGATCTCCGGGTTGGTCGACGAGGTGATGGCCGACGTGCTGACGATGCGCGACGCAGTGCCCCCGCCCACCGTGATCAAGGTGATCCTCGAGTCCGCCGCCATCCACCGGGCGCTGGGCGAGGAGGCGGGGGACCAGCGGATCGAAGAGCTGTGCCACGCAGTCGCCCGCGCGGGGGCCGACCTGGTCAAGACCTCCACCGGCTTCCATCCCGCGGGCGGCGCCAGCGTGCGCGCCGTCGCCGCGATGCACCGGGCGGTGGGCGGGCAGCTCGGCATCAAGGCCTCGGGCGGGATCCGCGACGCCGACACCGCCCGGGCGATGGTCGCCGCGGGTGCCACCCGCCTGGGGCTGAGCGGTAGCCGCACCGTTCTGGAGGGCTTCCCGGAGGGCTGA
- the purU gene encoding formyltetrahydrofolate deformylase, with translation MPRRFVLSLGCPDRIGIVARIATFLAELGGTIVEAAYHADENSNWFFTRQSVDAESIGMELDELRRRFSRVAAELGPETDWHIADSGEPKDVVVLVSKEGHCLHDLMGRVDSGDYPARIRAVIGNHDTLRGMTEAHGIPFHHVPFPTDPAERGPAFEELASLVDDIDPQAIVLARFMQVLPDELCARWAGRAINIHHSFLPSFVGARPYHQAHVRGVKLIGATCHYVTADLDEGPIIEQDVIRVDHAATVQDMVRQGRDAEKLVLARGLRWHLEDRVLVHDARTVVFT, from the coding sequence ATGCCACGCCGCTTCGTCCTCTCACTGGGTTGCCCCGACCGCATCGGCATCGTCGCCCGCATCGCCACGTTCCTCGCCGAACTCGGCGGCACCATCGTGGAGGCGGCCTACCACGCGGACGAGAACTCCAATTGGTTCTTCACCCGGCAGTCCGTGGACGCCGAGTCGATCGGCATGGAGCTCGACGAGTTGCGCCGCCGTTTCTCCCGGGTGGCCGCCGAGCTGGGCCCGGAGACGGACTGGCACATCGCCGACTCCGGCGAACCCAAGGACGTCGTCGTCCTGGTCTCCAAGGAGGGCCACTGCCTGCACGACCTCATGGGCCGGGTGGACAGCGGCGACTACCCCGCGCGCATCCGCGCGGTGATCGGCAACCACGACACCCTCCGCGGGATGACCGAGGCGCACGGCATCCCCTTCCACCACGTGCCGTTCCCGACGGATCCGGCCGAGCGGGGGCCGGCGTTCGAGGAGCTGGCCTCGCTCGTCGACGACATCGACCCGCAGGCGATCGTCCTGGCCCGCTTCATGCAGGTCCTGCCCGATGAGCTGTGTGCCCGCTGGGCCGGTCGCGCCATCAACATCCACCACAGCTTCCTGCCGAGCTTCGTGGGGGCACGCCCTTACCATCAGGCGCACGTCCGCGGGGTCAAGCTCATCGGCGCGACCTGCCACTACGTCACCGCCGACCTCGACGAGGGACCGATCATCGAGCAGGACGTCATCCGTGTGGACCACGCCGCGACAGTGCAGGACATGGTCCGGCAGGGCCGCGACGCGGAGAAGCTGGTGCTGGCCCGCGGCCTGCGGTGGCACCTCGAGGACCGCGTCCTGGTGCACGACGCCCGGACCGTCGTCTTCACCTGA
- a CDS encoding MerR family transcriptional regulator, whose amino-acid sequence MSSRGSAPLQRIEELAETSGATVRNIRVYQERGLLPPPIRQGRTALYGPDHRSRLELILRLLNRGYTFATIEELLIAERHGFTLAELLEVESVRGERRPTGSRRRLTRSESQAVAAFDMPEELVDVGESIGLVTEPGAADHFFSDVYMSELLRDLIVLGVDEEGIEKIGRLFMEGQSTAAEAITVLVETVRTAGWDQAVLEKRVRSVLPRAGAAARLIFLSAAETLLTERHGFSRG is encoded by the coding sequence GTGAGTTCCAGGGGGTCCGCGCCGCTGCAGCGCATAGAAGAGCTGGCGGAGACCTCCGGCGCGACAGTTCGCAATATCCGCGTCTACCAGGAACGCGGGTTGCTCCCGCCACCCATCCGTCAGGGGCGGACCGCGCTCTACGGGCCCGATCACCGCAGCCGACTCGAGCTGATCCTTCGTCTGCTCAACCGGGGATACACGTTCGCCACGATCGAGGAACTGCTCATCGCCGAGCGGCACGGGTTCACGCTCGCGGAGCTGCTCGAGGTCGAGAGTGTGCGGGGAGAGCGCAGGCCCACGGGGTCCCGGAGGCGCCTCACCCGGTCGGAATCCCAGGCCGTCGCCGCATTCGACATGCCGGAGGAGCTGGTCGACGTGGGGGAGTCCATCGGCCTGGTCACCGAACCGGGTGCCGCAGACCACTTCTTCTCCGACGTCTACATGTCCGAGCTCTTGCGCGACCTGATCGTCCTGGGCGTCGACGAGGAGGGGATCGAGAAGATCGGTCGACTGTTCATGGAGGGCCAGAGCACGGCGGCCGAGGCGATCACCGTGCTCGTGGAGACAGTCCGCACGGCCGGGTGGGACCAGGCCGTGCTCGAGAAGCGGGTCCGGTCGGTACTGCCCCGGGCCGGCGCGGCCGCTCGGCTGATCTTCCTGTCCGCCGCCGAGACCCTTCTCACCGAGCGCCACGGATTCTCCCGGGGCTGA
- a CDS encoding DUF2516 family protein gives MIDALPGTWGLIQLAVQAALVVWALVGLVLAVLPPASAYSIEGKWPKPAWIGICAGAALFFAIRPFGILGIVAMVAVGVFFADVRPAVGGRRR, from the coding sequence GTGATAGATGCGTTGCCCGGAACCTGGGGCCTGATTCAGTTGGCGGTACAGGCAGCTCTCGTGGTGTGGGCGCTGGTCGGACTCGTGTTGGCCGTCCTGCCGCCCGCCTCGGCGTATTCGATCGAGGGCAAGTGGCCCAAGCCGGCCTGGATCGGTATCTGTGCCGGCGCCGCGCTCTTCTTCGCGATCCGGCCGTTCGGCATCCTCGGCATAGTCGCGATGGTCGCGGTCGGGGTGTTCTTCGCGGACGTCAGGCCCGCCGTCGGCGGTAGACGCAGGTGA
- a CDS encoding helix-turn-helix domain-containing protein — MAEKRGRERDRKTESTSAPTVEPTAATLARRAKPTGEVPRHGDVAPQGDDDKRSSESQDIGSFIRSQREAAEVSIRQLAERAGVSNPYLSQIERGLRKPSAEVLGQIARGLRLSAEVLYARAGILELKVGSPVRDAILTAPDLTERQREVLVEIYESFRSNNATAAEQVVDVQ; from the coding sequence ATGGCCGAGAAACGTGGCCGGGAGCGCGATCGCAAGACCGAGTCCACCTCCGCGCCGACGGTCGAGCCGACCGCCGCGACCCTTGCGCGGAGGGCCAAGCCGACAGGCGAGGTCCCCCGTCACGGCGACGTCGCCCCACAGGGTGACGACGACAAACGTTCGTCCGAGTCGCAGGACATCGGGTCGTTCATCCGCTCGCAGCGGGAGGCCGCCGAGGTGTCCATCCGGCAGCTCGCGGAGCGTGCCGGCGTCTCGAATCCGTATCTGAGTCAGATCGAGCGGGGGCTACGCAAGCCGTCCGCTGAGGTACTGGGTCAGATCGCACGAGGTCTGAGGTTGTCCGCCGAGGTGCTCTACGCCCGCGCCGGGATCCTCGAACTGAAGGTGGGGAGTCCGGTGCGGGATGCCATCCTCACCGCGCCCGACCTCACCGAGCGTCAGAGGGAGGTGCTCGTGGAGATCTACGAGTCGTTCCGGTCCAACAACGCGACCGCCGCCGAACAGGTCGTCGACGTGCAGTGA